One part of the Clostridium thermosuccinogenes genome encodes these proteins:
- the cas8c gene encoding type I-C CRISPR-associated protein Cas8c/Csd1 has translation MILQSLYNFYHVLLDDPDCEIAPPGYSAAKVSFSLILSHEGELLDVRDLRISNGKKALPRTLIVPEQPKRTSGTLPFFLCDNAGYVLGLDEKRGKVKYDAFCDFQKQILASCPSIEAHAVIKFLDTWDVEKASVHSIIKDLYKDIKNANLVFQLDGSYSYVHDVPEIKAVWERYLLGKTAEYEAICLVTGKKAKIANIHPSIKGVFGAQSSGAALVSFNIPSFKSFGKDQSYNAPVSEEAAFGYTTALNYLLADPKHRLSIIDTTTVFWAEKPGSLEEEIFSYLLNPPMFEEEEKDKNAMVRDQKTRQLLEDTLKRVSMGLPIKNWIANIDGDMHFYILGLSPNNARLAVRFWHMDTLNGFAEKIGQHYADLKIEGLKHDAIPVWMILKETAVRRELKNVSPILEGGIMRAILTGDLYPQTLYTSIINRIRSDHEINSIRAAIIKACLLRKAKKYRKVETISEEVLPMSLNARNGETARNLGALFAILEKIQQNANPGINATIKERYFNSASATPSTVFPQLMRLSNHHLAKLETGSRIYWENKVMENISQIENFPARLTLEEQGLFMLGYYHQRENFFNRKNEEKREDD, from the coding sequence ATGATTCTCCAATCTTTATATAATTTTTATCATGTATTATTGGATGATCCTGATTGTGAAATTGCTCCTCCGGGATATTCAGCAGCAAAGGTTTCATTCAGCCTTATATTGTCGCATGAGGGTGAGCTTTTGGATGTAAGGGACTTAAGAATTTCCAACGGTAAAAAAGCCTTGCCCAGAACCCTCATTGTACCAGAACAGCCAAAACGCACTTCCGGAACTTTGCCTTTTTTCCTTTGCGATAATGCAGGGTATGTACTTGGTCTGGATGAAAAAAGGGGAAAGGTAAAATATGATGCTTTTTGCGACTTTCAAAAGCAAATCCTGGCATCATGTCCAAGCATTGAAGCCCATGCAGTGATTAAGTTTCTGGACACCTGGGATGTAGAGAAAGCTTCCGTTCATTCGATTATCAAAGACTTATATAAGGATATAAAGAATGCAAATCTGGTTTTTCAGTTGGACGGCAGTTACTCCTATGTCCATGATGTCCCGGAAATTAAAGCTGTGTGGGAAAGGTATCTTCTTGGTAAGACAGCGGAGTATGAGGCAATTTGCCTTGTGACTGGGAAAAAAGCTAAGATTGCTAATATACATCCTAGCATAAAGGGTGTGTTTGGAGCTCAGAGTAGCGGTGCAGCACTGGTTTCATTCAATATACCATCTTTTAAGTCCTTTGGAAAGGATCAGAGCTATAATGCTCCGGTTAGTGAGGAGGCAGCTTTTGGTTATACTACTGCGCTAAATTATCTTTTGGCTGACCCCAAACATCGACTCTCAATCATAGATACCACAACGGTCTTCTGGGCGGAAAAGCCTGGAAGCCTGGAGGAAGAAATATTCTCCTATTTGTTAAATCCGCCGATGTTTGAGGAGGAGGAAAAAGATAAAAATGCGATGGTGAGAGACCAAAAAACCCGGCAACTGCTTGAAGATACCTTAAAAAGGGTAAGCATGGGATTACCCATCAAAAACTGGATTGCTAATATTGATGGAGATATGCATTTTTATATCCTCGGTTTATCTCCCAATAATGCCAGGCTTGCTGTGCGGTTTTGGCATATGGATACATTGAACGGATTTGCGGAAAAAATCGGGCAACATTATGCAGATCTTAAAATAGAGGGGCTCAAACATGATGCAATCCCTGTGTGGATGATTTTGAAAGAGACAGCTGTACGCCGTGAGCTTAAAAATGTATCTCCAATTCTGGAGGGAGGAATTATGAGAGCCATCTTGACGGGAGATTTATATCCACAAACTCTTTACACATCCATTATAAACCGAATCAGATCAGATCATGAAATTAACAGCATAAGAGCTGCCATCATTAAAGCGTGCTTATTGCGTAAAGCAAAAAAATACAGGAAAGTAGAAACTATATCGGAGGAGGTATTGCCAATGAGTCTTAATGCTAGAAACGGTGAGACTGCCCGAAATCTTGGTGCTCTTTTTGCGATTCTGGAAAAGATACAACAAAATGCCAATCCAGGAATCAATGCTACCATTAAGGAGAGATACTTTAATTCTGCATCAGCAACCCCATCGACGGTTTTTCCCCAGTTGATGCGCCTTTCAAACCACCATTTGGCGAAATTAGAGACTGGATCTAGAATTTATTGGGAGAACAAAGTAATGGAGAATATATCCCAAATTGAAAACTTTCCTGCGCGCTTGACTCTGGAAGAGCAAGGACTGTTTATGCTGGGTTATTATCATCAGAGAGAAAACTTTTTTAATAGAAAAAATGAAGAGAAAAGGGAGGATGATTAA
- the cas5c gene encoding type I-C CRISPR-associated protein Cas5c, with product MGFGIAIKVQGPYALFCRPEMKAERVSYDVITPSAARAIIEACYFKPAIRWIIDRIHVMNEIRFDNVRRNEVENVISVRNVMAAFNGKPSDLHQYASLERQQRASLLLRDVSYVIEAHFEMTDRAGPDDTEEKHYNIAVRRLRKGQCYYQPYLGCREFSAKVELLEGDIPASFYTGTEKDLGWMLWDIDYSNDKKPLFFRPVMKNGIIEVPDLLKKGGMS from the coding sequence GTGGGTTTTGGTATTGCCATAAAGGTTCAGGGACCTTATGCACTCTTCTGCCGCCCGGAGATGAAAGCTGAAAGGGTGAGCTATGACGTCATCACTCCCTCAGCAGCGCGAGCCATCATTGAAGCTTGCTATTTTAAGCCTGCCATACGGTGGATTATTGACCGCATCCATGTAATGAATGAAATACGTTTTGATAATGTACGGCGCAATGAAGTGGAGAATGTTATCTCAGTCAGGAATGTGATGGCAGCTTTCAACGGAAAGCCAAGTGATCTTCATCAGTATGCAAGCTTGGAAAGACAGCAGAGGGCATCTTTACTGTTAAGAGACGTCAGCTATGTCATTGAGGCGCATTTTGAGATGACGGACAGGGCAGGGCCGGATGATACCGAAGAAAAGCATTACAATATTGCAGTAAGGCGTCTTAGAAAGGGACAGTGTTACTATCAGCCATATCTTGGATGTAGGGAGTTTTCTGCCAAAGTAGAACTTCTGGAAGGAGATATTCCGGCCTCTTTCTATACAGGCACCGAAAAAGATCTTGGCTGGATGCTCTGGGACATTGACTACAGCAACGACAAAAAGCCTCTGTTTTTCCGACCGGTAATGAAGAACGGAATTATAGAGGTTCCAGATTTGCTGAAAAAAGGAGGAATGTCATGA
- a CDS encoding CRISPR-associated helicase/endonuclease Cas3, which translates to MYYAHTKVGLPEDEWQKLSDHLTGTSELAGKKASKFNGEEYGKVAGLLHDAGKYSIEFQKRLRGSKVPVDHSTAGAKEAFEKYGLPGLILAYVVAGHHTGMPDWIDPGSSSSLSERIENADLPDYKEFHKEISLTDKLPPLPIKIHGRDREEIRKSTGFSLSFFTRMLYSCLVDADYRDTERFIDPQKSKNRDLKINLSQLLQNLDTYMEAKCSKSSEGYINRKRNEIRIACIEKSSLPKGMFSLKVPTGGGKTLSSLEFAIRHAICHNMDRVIYAIPYTSIIEQNAQVFREALGEEFVLEHHSNFLFDRDEDDLNYEDNPLRLAAEDWNIPVVVTTNVQFFESLFSNRSSRCRKLHNLCNSVIVLDEAQMIPIEFLKPCLAAICELIRNYGCSVVLCTATQPDINDFLPVDMKPREIIHNADELFRSLKRVKTSYVGRMTDEELSTKLKDCRQVLCIVNTKSRASQIYDLINDGEGIYHLSTFMCPIHRNKKLNEIKECLKASKQNSNLPCRVVSTQLVEAGVDLDFPTVYREIAGIDSINQAAGRCNREGRLEWGRVFVFEPEKLLASDSFLARAASIGRSVLRKYDDPMLLEAIKEYFRCLYHQDENLLDKHRIIEALSECGMSLQFPFATIARLFRLISNNQVSLIIPYDERCRKMLSDAQWLDKPEKLARKLQPYVVPLEVYQFKDLEKNNLIETVAGVFYVLSDMKFYDDNKGLILPKGTVEQDILIY; encoded by the coding sequence ATGTATTATGCTCATACAAAAGTAGGTTTGCCGGAGGATGAATGGCAAAAACTATCCGATCACTTGACCGGAACATCGGAATTAGCAGGTAAAAAAGCTTCAAAGTTCAATGGAGAGGAATATGGAAAGGTTGCTGGATTACTACATGATGCAGGCAAATATTCTATTGAATTTCAAAAGCGACTGAGAGGCTCAAAGGTGCCTGTGGACCATTCTACAGCTGGAGCAAAAGAAGCATTCGAAAAGTATGGTTTGCCAGGACTTATATTAGCTTATGTTGTTGCAGGACATCATACCGGTATGCCGGATTGGATAGATCCAGGTTCCAGCTCATCCCTTAGTGAGCGTATAGAGAATGCTGATTTGCCCGACTACAAGGAATTTCATAAAGAAATATCTCTAACCGACAAATTACCGCCTTTACCTATTAAAATTCATGGAAGAGACAGAGAGGAAATAAGAAAGAGTACTGGATTCTCACTTTCATTTTTTACCCGCATGCTTTATTCTTGTCTAGTGGATGCGGATTACCGAGACACGGAGAGATTTATTGATCCACAGAAATCAAAAAACCGTGATTTAAAAATTAACTTATCCCAACTGTTACAAAATCTTGATACATATATGGAAGCTAAATGCTCTAAGAGCAGTGAAGGATATATTAACAGAAAGAGAAATGAAATCCGTATTGCTTGCATCGAAAAGTCCTCATTGCCCAAAGGAATGTTTTCTCTTAAGGTTCCGACCGGTGGAGGAAAAACACTATCTTCCTTAGAATTTGCTATAAGACATGCTATTTGCCACAATATGGATAGGGTTATTTATGCTATACCCTATACCAGCATTATCGAGCAAAATGCCCAGGTCTTTCGCGAAGCGCTGGGAGAGGAGTTTGTGCTGGAACACCATAGCAACTTCCTATTTGACAGAGATGAAGATGACTTAAACTATGAGGATAATCCTTTACGTTTAGCCGCAGAGGACTGGAACATACCTGTTGTGGTTACTACCAATGTCCAATTTTTCGAATCCCTGTTTTCGAATCGAAGCTCCCGTTGCCGCAAGCTTCACAATTTGTGCAATAGTGTTATTGTTCTGGATGAAGCTCAGATGATACCCATTGAATTTTTAAAACCTTGTCTTGCTGCTATATGTGAGTTGATACGCAACTACGGTTGCAGTGTTGTACTATGTACTGCAACTCAACCGGATATTAACGATTTTTTGCCTGTAGATATGAAACCCAGGGAAATAATTCATAATGCAGATGAACTGTTCAGATCCCTTAAGAGGGTTAAAACTTCATATGTTGGACGAATGACTGATGAAGAGCTTAGTACAAAACTCAAGGATTGCCGACAGGTATTATGCATAGTAAACACCAAGAGCAGGGCATCTCAGATCTATGACTTGATAAATGATGGTGAAGGGATATATCACCTTAGTACATTTATGTGCCCAATACACAGAAATAAAAAACTCAATGAAATAAAGGAATGCCTGAAAGCCAGCAAGCAAAACAGCAATTTACCCTGCCGTGTCGTATCAACACAGTTGGTGGAGGCTGGTGTGGATTTGGATTTTCCAACAGTTTATCGCGAAATTGCAGGAATTGATTCAATAAATCAAGCAGCGGGTAGATGCAACAGAGAAGGAAGGTTAGAGTGGGGCAGAGTTTTTGTATTTGAGCCAGAGAAACTATTAGCATCAGACAGTTTTCTGGCAAGAGCCGCCTCCATTGGTAGGTCTGTTCTGAGAAAATATGATGATCCCATGCTTCTGGAAGCTATAAAAGAGTATTTTCGTTGTTTGTACCATCAAGATGAAAATCTGCTAGACAAACACAGAATTATCGAAGCATTGAGTGAATGTGGTATGTCGCTGCAATTTCCTTTTGCAACCATTGCCCGCCTATTTCGACTTATCAGCAACAACCAAGTATCATTAATCATACCCTATGATGAAAGATGCAGAAAAATGCTTTCAGATGCACAATGGCTGGATAAACCAGAAAAACTTGCCAGAAAGCTTCAGCCATATGTTGTGCCGCTGGAAGTATACCAGTTCAAAGATCTTGAGAAAAACAATCTGATTGAGACTGTAGCAGGAGTCTTTTATGTTTTGAGTGACATGAAGTTTTATGATGACAACAAAGGATTGATTTTGCCAAAAGGTACAGTAGAACAGGATATTCTAATTTACTGA
- a CDS encoding helix-turn-helix domain-containing protein encodes MKFDAEPMSILDKSMKWLCSGKKIHISIHDASGVFQSNPDLKLHPIYKVHYNDFCNKAKTTCAGLRFCLRCKACSIRKAFSVNEMYVGRCYLGITEIVKPVVLNGRKICVIYLGNMTEEEKLPSIKGMIHKACGITGVKENLLLDALEGTEKVGKQDIEQYKEIVEVVSHLIRQTLLNYMKRDRTEEMLITAAGSGKHWIIDAVENYIRAYYDRDLKLSYLSKLYFVNPDYLCRLFRKETGKNFSEYVNDIRIEKSKQLLTGSDDAIMNIALQVGYNNVTYFNRVFRKQTGISPGEYRKVLKSHGNGDTVL; translated from the coding sequence GTGAAATTTGATGCGGAACCTATGAGCATTCTCGATAAAAGTATGAAATGGCTATGCAGCGGCAAGAAGATACACATATCCATCCATGATGCTTCGGGTGTTTTTCAAAGCAATCCCGATCTTAAGCTGCATCCGATATATAAAGTGCATTATAATGATTTTTGCAATAAAGCCAAGACTACCTGTGCCGGCCTGCGTTTTTGCCTAAGGTGCAAGGCCTGTTCTATACGGAAGGCCTTCTCTGTAAACGAAATGTATGTGGGGCGTTGCTATCTGGGGATTACGGAAATCGTAAAGCCGGTGGTTTTGAATGGCAGAAAAATCTGTGTCATATATCTTGGAAACATGACGGAAGAGGAAAAATTGCCTTCCATAAAGGGCATGATACATAAAGCATGTGGAATTACCGGAGTAAAGGAAAATCTTTTGCTCGATGCCCTTGAAGGAACAGAAAAGGTTGGAAAACAGGATATAGAGCAGTATAAGGAAATAGTGGAGGTTGTATCGCACCTGATTCGGCAAACACTATTAAATTATATGAAAAGGGATAGAACGGAGGAAATGTTAATAACGGCTGCCGGCAGTGGGAAACACTGGATTATCGATGCGGTGGAGAATTACATCCGGGCATATTATGACAGGGATTTGAAGCTTTCTTATTTATCCAAGCTGTACTTTGTAAATCCGGACTATCTGTGCCGGCTGTTCAGAAAAGAAACCGGGAAAAACTTTTCCGAGTATGTTAATGACATACGCATCGAAAAGTCGAAGCAGCTTTTGACGGGGTCGGACGATGCCATAATGAATATAGCGCTGCAGGTGGGGTATAACAATGTGACCTATTTTAACAGGGTTTTCAGAAAGCAAACCGGGATAAGCCCGGGAGAATACCGAAAAGTCCTCAAAAGCCATGGAAATGGCGATACTGTGTTATAG